Proteins co-encoded in one Cytobacillus sp. NJ13 genomic window:
- a CDS encoding DNA repair exonuclease, producing the protein MKRVTFIHAADLHLDSPMSGLKHLPPFIFKRLQESTFDAFTKIVDLAIFHTVDFIILAGDLFDGEDRSIRAQTRFRKEMGRLAECGIAVYAVHGNHDHMDGRWAHLPMPENVHIFSHEVEVVKHIAENGTSVHLYGFSYPKRHVAERMIDQYSRENGADLHIGILHGSFEGNSDHAQYAPFRINDLLEKDFDYWALGHIHKREILLSQPPVIYPGNIQGRNRKETGPKGCYLVELDSSGAKTEFLEAAPVIWEKAEIDASKSESYQEIYEICLSLIEEKRQNRKGTIINLTLNDVGLSDHELRSLRNGELLESLQEEEAEEESFVWISGLAMNEKRMWNKEKLAHESDFFNELFKTAGDFAEGNERALALYAHPLARRFLGELDKDEKRKIANEAEALLVDLLYKAEGH; encoded by the coding sequence ATGAAAAGAGTTACGTTTATTCATGCAGCTGATTTGCATCTGGATAGTCCAATGTCCGGTTTGAAGCATTTGCCCCCATTCATTTTTAAAAGGCTCCAGGAAAGTACTTTTGACGCATTTACGAAAATTGTTGACTTAGCCATTTTCCATACTGTGGACTTTATTATTTTAGCCGGAGATTTGTTTGACGGTGAAGACAGGAGCATAAGGGCCCAAACACGTTTTCGGAAAGAGATGGGGCGGCTGGCTGAATGCGGGATTGCTGTTTATGCAGTCCATGGAAATCATGATCATATGGATGGGCGATGGGCCCACTTGCCAATGCCGGAAAATGTCCATATTTTTTCCCATGAAGTTGAAGTGGTGAAGCATATTGCTGAAAATGGCACATCCGTTCACCTTTATGGTTTCAGCTACCCTAAGAGACATGTGGCGGAACGGATGATCGATCAATATAGCAGGGAAAATGGAGCTGACCTGCACATTGGAATCCTTCATGGTTCTTTTGAAGGCAACAGTGATCATGCTCAATACGCCCCATTCCGAATAAATGATTTGCTTGAAAAGGACTTTGATTATTGGGCTCTCGGACATATACATAAACGAGAAATCTTACTCTCCCAGCCACCCGTCATTTACCCTGGTAATATACAGGGAAGGAACCGGAAAGAAACTGGTCCCAAAGGATGCTATTTAGTTGAGCTGGATAGTTCTGGTGCAAAGACGGAGTTTCTCGAAGCTGCTCCTGTTATATGGGAGAAGGCAGAAATAGATGCTTCAAAATCGGAAAGCTATCAGGAGATTTATGAGATTTGCTTAAGTTTGATTGAAGAGAAGCGCCAAAACAGAAAGGGAACAATCATAAATTTGACACTCAACGATGTAGGCTTGTCTGATCACGAATTAAGAAGCTTGAGGAATGGTGAGCTGCTCGAATCTTTGCAGGAGGAAGAGGCAGAAGAGGAGTCTTTTGTATGGATTTCCGGTCTGGCCATGAATGAAAAAAGAATGTGGAATAAAGAAAAGCTGGCACATGAATCGGATTTTTTCAATGAGCTTTTTAAAACTGCAGGTGATTTTGCAGAAGGAAATGAAAGAGCTCTGGCCTTGTATGCACATCCCCTGGCAAGAAGGTTTTTGGGCGAGCTCGATAAGGATGAAAAACGGAAAATCGCAAATGAAGCCGAAGCACTGCTTGTGGATCTTCTATACAAAGCTGAAGGACATTGA
- a CDS encoding LysE family transporter: MGIGIYLSYVFLGLSLAAPIGPVNAVRLEKGIKNGFWHAWIVGVGSMFADAFYMLVVYLGLVHFLDAPIVQIFLWLFGGFILLYTGIESIANANKISISYVRSRDSLYKCFFSGFIMSISSPLSILFWLGIYGSVLAKTAAAYGKTELLLYSTMIFLGLMLWDLFVAGLTTGFRRFLTSKGIIVISILSGISLIGFGLYFGFEGLKALFS, from the coding sequence TTGGGAATTGGAATTTATTTAAGTTATGTGTTTCTCGGACTATCCCTGGCAGCTCCAATCGGGCCGGTAAATGCTGTCAGGCTTGAAAAGGGGATAAAAAATGGATTTTGGCATGCGTGGATTGTTGGAGTGGGCTCCATGTTTGCTGATGCCTTTTATATGCTGGTTGTATACCTTGGCCTTGTCCATTTTTTGGACGCCCCTATCGTACAGATTTTCCTGTGGCTTTTTGGAGGATTTATTCTCTTATATACAGGGATCGAGAGCATTGCAAATGCCAATAAAATTTCCATAAGCTATGTGCGGAGCCGGGATTCATTGTATAAATGCTTTTTTTCCGGATTCATTATGTCCATATCCAGTCCTCTCTCCATTCTGTTCTGGCTGGGCATCTACGGTTCGGTTCTTGCAAAAACAGCAGCAGCCTATGGAAAAACAGAACTCCTTTTATACAGTACAATGATTTTTCTGGGACTCATGCTATGGGATTTATTTGTCGCAGGACTGACCACAGGGTTTCGCCGATTCCTTACTTCAAAAGGGATTATCGTCATTTCTATTCTTTCAGGAATATCGCTGATTGGTTTTGGGCTTTATTTTGGATTCGAAGGATTAAAGGCACTGTTTTCTTAA
- a CDS encoding ABC transporter permease — MSNFMTILLHTYLSKLKTKSFIATTLITVVIVAGLANLSSIIDYFNKDDEDRVAVIDETGVLLTPLQEQMDALNNKITLIAYKGSEAEGETAVKDGDYKGLLLLSFSKDELPEAAYKARSIADSAIPSELQGGLQQLKTQMAATQINLSPEQLSKLYEPVPFDKTALEENAKTEEELNQARGLVYVLLFIIYFAVILYANMIAMEVATEKSSRVMEILISSVSPIKQMFAKILGIGLLSLTQMALILLVGYSSVKQNLDSMEGGFFEFFGFGNIPASTIAYALIFFILGYFLYATLAAFLGSLVSRIEDIQQMITPMTMMVVAGFMIAMFGLGQPEASFVTITSYIPFFTPMLMFMRVGMLSLPVWEPILGIVILLAAIILLAVFGARVYRGGVLMYGKSNSFKDIKKALQLTKND, encoded by the coding sequence ATGAGTAATTTTATGACGATCCTTCTTCATACTTATTTAAGCAAGCTGAAGACCAAGTCTTTTATTGCAACGACCCTCATTACTGTGGTGATTGTTGCAGGGCTTGCCAACTTATCAAGTATTATTGATTATTTTAATAAGGATGATGAAGATAGAGTTGCAGTAATCGATGAGACTGGTGTGCTGTTAACTCCACTTCAGGAACAAATGGATGCTCTAAATAACAAGATAACTTTAATTGCATACAAAGGGTCTGAGGCAGAAGGGGAAACTGCTGTTAAAGATGGAGATTATAAAGGGCTTTTACTGTTATCCTTTAGTAAAGATGAGCTCCCAGAAGCGGCCTATAAAGCCAGAAGCATAGCCGATTCAGCCATCCCATCCGAATTGCAGGGCGGGCTGCAGCAGCTGAAAACACAAATGGCTGCCACTCAAATTAATCTTAGTCCAGAGCAATTAAGCAAATTATATGAGCCGGTACCTTTTGATAAAACCGCTCTTGAAGAAAACGCCAAAACAGAAGAAGAACTGAATCAGGCAAGAGGGCTTGTTTATGTTCTATTATTTATCATTTATTTTGCCGTAATCTTATATGCCAATATGATTGCCATGGAAGTAGCAACAGAAAAGTCTTCCCGTGTCATGGAAATCTTAATATCCAGTGTTTCTCCAATCAAGCAGATGTTCGCAAAAATATTGGGAATTGGGCTGCTTAGCCTGACACAGATGGCACTTATTCTATTAGTAGGTTATTCTTCAGTCAAACAAAATCTTGATTCGATGGAAGGCGGCTTTTTTGAATTTTTTGGCTTTGGAAACATTCCGGCTTCGACTATCGCTTATGCACTCATCTTTTTCATTCTTGGATATTTCCTTTATGCCACACTGGCTGCTTTTCTTGGTTCGCTGGTAAGCAGGATTGAAGATATCCAGCAGATGATTACTCCAATGACCATGATGGTTGTGGCAGGCTTTATGATTGCTATGTTTGGATTAGGTCAGCCGGAAGCTTCTTTTGTAACAATCACCTCTTATATTCCATTCTTCACTCCGATGCTCATGTTCATGAGAGTGGGGATGCTGTCACTGCCTGTATGGGAGCCAATTCTTGGAATCGTGATCCTGCTGGCTGCCATTATTTTACTGGCTGTATTTGGAGCGAGAGTATACAGGGGCGGAGTATTGATGTATGGAAAGTCGAATTCCTTTAAAGATATCAAAAAAGCCTTACAGCTTACTAAAAACGATTAA
- a CDS encoding ABC transporter ATP-binding protein has protein sequence MALELEHVTKRFGKFTAVDDLSLSIPESEMFGFLGANGAGKTTTFRMILGLLDPSGGKITWNGNPIDYSTSPLIGYLPEERGLYPKLKVKDQVVYLAKLRGMAKQDCLKELTYWLERFKVPEYANKKIEELSKGNQQKIQFITAVIHKPKLLILDEPFSGLDPVNVEQLKDAVQDLKDSGTTIVFSSHRMEHVEELCEHLCIMQKGRPVVHGSLKEIKRSFGRKNLVIHADYDLSFLADSRGVVKARQTAEGIQLQISGEEAAEGIFREVAEKGFVRKFVLEEPSLNDIFIEKAGASYE, from the coding sequence ATGGCTTTAGAGCTTGAACATGTAACAAAGCGTTTTGGCAAGTTTACGGCAGTTGATGATTTATCTCTATCTATTCCCGAAAGTGAGATGTTTGGATTCCTGGGGGCGAATGGCGCCGGTAAAACGACTACCTTCCGAATGATATTGGGGCTATTGGATCCCAGCGGAGGAAAGATTACGTGGAATGGAAATCCCATCGATTATTCAACTAGTCCGCTGATAGGCTACCTTCCCGAAGAAAGAGGCTTGTATCCAAAGCTTAAGGTCAAGGATCAGGTAGTCTATTTAGCTAAGCTGAGGGGGATGGCAAAGCAGGATTGTTTAAAGGAATTAACATATTGGCTTGAGCGCTTTAAGGTTCCCGAATATGCCAATAAAAAAATTGAAGAGCTATCAAAAGGCAACCAGCAAAAAATCCAGTTTATTACTGCAGTTATACATAAGCCAAAGCTATTAATATTGGATGAACCATTCAGCGGGCTGGATCCGGTGAATGTAGAGCAGCTGAAGGATGCTGTGCAGGATTTGAAGGATAGCGGCACAACGATTGTTTTTTCCTCCCATAGGATGGAACATGTAGAAGAACTTTGTGAGCATTTATGCATCATGCAAAAAGGACGGCCTGTTGTGCACGGGTCTCTAAAAGAAATTAAACGTTCCTTTGGTAGGAAGAATCTTGTTATCCATGCAGACTATGACTTAAGCTTTTTAGCGGATAGCAGGGGAGTGGTGAAGGCCAGACAGACAGCTGAGGGAATTCAGCTGCAGATTTCCGGGGAAGAAGCAGCTGAAGGCATTTTCAGGGAGGTTGCAGAGAAGGGTTTTGTCCGTAAGTTTGTACTGGAAGAGCCGTCCCTGAATGATATTTTTATAGAAAAGGCTGGTGCTTCCTATGAGTAA
- a CDS encoding YhzD family protein — protein sequence MKTYKLTAFEQDGEKILDESFQAATDDEAKSVGENLLKEKGLDEKTHRCTSPAGKLILFHR from the coding sequence ATGAAAACGTACAAGCTTACTGCATTTGAACAGGACGGGGAAAAGATATTGGATGAATCATTCCAGGCAGCTACAGATGACGAAGCTAAGAGTGTGGGAGAAAACCTCCTTAAGGAAAAAGGGCTGGATGAAAAAACGCACCGCTGTACTTCTCCGGCCGGCAAGCTGATTTTGTTTCATAGGTAG
- a CDS encoding enoyl-CoA hydratase, with protein MATDFVTDTVSIQLDGRVATVEMNRPESLNALNVEMIKGLLAAMKDISQMDEVDIVVLKGKGRAFSSGGDIKTMLLETNESDFPVVMDCINELVVTLYSMPKLTISAVTGAAAGLGLSLALATDYILADKGSKLAMNFIGIGLIPDGGSHFFLQQRIGEDKAKHLIWEGKVLTADEALQMGLIHEIAGADLSTAVDAKLSKWLNSPTEAMIKTKKILADKNRPLLLKVLELEKLGQHKMRQTDDHKEGIQAFIEKRKPVFKGK; from the coding sequence TTGGCAACAGATTTTGTAACTGATACTGTCAGCATACAGCTTGATGGGCGAGTGGCCACAGTTGAGATGAACAGGCCGGAATCACTGAATGCATTGAATGTGGAAATGATTAAGGGGCTCTTGGCTGCTATGAAGGATATAAGCCAAATGGATGAGGTGGATATCGTTGTATTAAAAGGAAAGGGCCGTGCATTTTCCTCAGGCGGGGATATTAAAACAATGCTTTTGGAAACAAATGAAAGCGATTTCCCAGTTGTGATGGATTGCATCAATGAGCTGGTTGTAACTCTATATAGCATGCCGAAGCTGACAATCAGTGCTGTAACAGGTGCAGCTGCTGGTTTGGGATTAAGCCTGGCATTGGCCACTGATTATATTTTGGCAGATAAGGGCAGCAAGCTTGCCATGAATTTTATTGGAATTGGATTAATTCCTGATGGAGGGTCTCACTTCTTCCTGCAACAGCGCATTGGCGAGGATAAAGCTAAGCATTTAATCTGGGAAGGAAAAGTGCTGACTGCAGATGAGGCTTTACAAATGGGGCTGATTCACGAAATTGCAGGGGCTGATTTAAGTACAGCTGTTGATGCGAAATTAAGCAAATGGCTTAACAGTCCAACAGAAGCAATGATTAAGACAAAGAAAATTCTTGCTGATAAAAACCGGCCGCTCCTGCTGAAAGTGCTTGAGCTCGAAAAGCTCGGCCAGCATAAAATGAGGCAAACGGATGATCACAAAGAAGGTATCCAGGCCTTTATTGAAAAAAGAAAGCCTGTGTTTAAAGGGAAATAA
- a CDS encoding long-chain fatty acid--CoA ligase — protein MMQTPLTMTQMIKRAEKYFPRKTVFSRTAGGIQRFTYKEIAERTRKLAESLQNLGVERGDKVGTLAWNHHRHLEAYFAIPCSGAVLHTINIRLSPQHITYIINHAEDKVLLIDPDIVPLIEKVKDELKTVKAFIIMTDEGEIPETSLSPVYHYETLIKEASGAYEYPDDLDENSAAGMCYTSATTGNPKGVVYSHRGIVLHSMALGMADSAAVSEKDIALPVVPMFHVNAWGLPFAAVWFGTTLVLPGPYFTPKLLAELIQSEKVTITAGVPTIWLGLLKELDENKYDMSSLRSVLCGGSAAPKGMIKAFEQKHNIPFMHAYGMTETSPLVVISTLKSYQEELSAEEKLDIKAKQGILVPGLEMKIAGKDGEAAWDGKEMGELAIRGPWIASEYYKDERTNEAFRDGWLYTGDVVTIDEEGFMKIVDRTKDLIKSGGEWISSVDIENALMAHESVFEAAVVAVPHEQWQERPVACVVLKEPFKGQTTKEELYEFLKPQFAKWWLPDEILFFDEIPKTSVGKFLKMALRDQVQKEYTGNAK, from the coding sequence ATGATGCAGACGCCTTTGACTATGACGCAAATGATAAAGCGCGCAGAAAAGTATTTTCCAAGGAAGACGGTCTTTTCAAGAACGGCCGGCGGAATTCAGAGATTTACATATAAGGAGATTGCAGAACGGACCAGGAAGCTGGCAGAAAGCCTGCAAAATCTAGGAGTGGAAAGAGGGGACAAGGTCGGGACACTTGCATGGAACCATCATCGCCATCTAGAAGCTTATTTTGCAATTCCATGCAGCGGAGCCGTTCTCCATACGATTAATATTCGTCTGTCACCTCAGCATATTACTTATATAATTAACCATGCTGAAGATAAGGTGCTGCTGATCGATCCTGACATTGTACCCCTAATTGAGAAGGTTAAGGATGAACTGAAGACGGTCAAGGCGTTCATCATTATGACTGATGAAGGTGAAATCCCGGAGACTTCTCTTTCGCCGGTTTATCACTATGAAACACTTATCAAAGAAGCAAGCGGAGCATATGAATATCCTGATGATCTGGATGAAAATTCAGCAGCTGGAATGTGCTATACCTCAGCAACCACAGGCAACCCTAAAGGTGTCGTCTATTCCCACAGGGGTATAGTCCTTCACAGTATGGCACTGGGAATGGCAGATAGTGCAGCGGTAAGCGAGAAAGATATCGCCCTTCCGGTAGTGCCGATGTTCCATGTAAATGCATGGGGGCTGCCTTTTGCTGCTGTCTGGTTTGGAACCACTCTCGTTTTGCCGGGACCATATTTTACACCTAAACTTCTGGCTGAGCTTATCCAATCAGAAAAAGTTACGATAACAGCTGGAGTGCCGACAATCTGGCTTGGACTATTAAAAGAACTTGATGAAAATAAATATGACATGAGTTCACTCCGATCGGTTCTGTGCGGAGGATCGGCGGCACCAAAAGGCATGATTAAAGCTTTCGAGCAAAAGCACAACATTCCATTCATGCATGCTTACGGAATGACCGAAACAAGCCCTCTTGTTGTTATTTCGACTTTAAAAAGCTATCAGGAAGAGTTGTCTGCAGAAGAGAAGCTGGACATAAAAGCCAAACAGGGCATACTTGTACCCGGATTGGAAATGAAGATTGCCGGCAAGGATGGGGAAGCAGCATGGGACGGAAAGGAAATGGGGGAACTCGCCATAAGAGGACCATGGATTGCTTCTGAATATTACAAGGATGAGCGGACCAATGAGGCGTTCCGTGATGGCTGGCTCTACACGGGTGATGTAGTAACCATTGATGAAGAAGGATTTATGAAAATTGTTGACCGGACAAAAGATTTGATTAAGAGCGGAGGGGAGTGGATTTCTTCTGTTGATATCGAAAATGCCTTAATGGCTCATGAATCGGTATTTGAGGCAGCGGTTGTTGCTGTCCCGCATGAGCAGTGGCAGGAACGGCCGGTGGCTTGCGTTGTTCTGAAAGAGCCATTTAAAGGGCAGACAACAAAAGAAGAACTTTATGAATTCCTGAAGCCGCAATTTGCAAAATGGTGGCTACCGGATGAAATTCTTTTCTTTGATGAAATACCAAAAACATCAGTAGGGAAATTCCTCAAAATGGCATTAAGAGATCAGGTTCAAAAAGAATATACAGGTAATGCCAAGTAA
- a CDS encoding coproporphyrinogen III oxidase: MNISILGLQDERFHRPLRLIGNLFFEECTVTLGENAAADLTINFQLENGKHIKAIADLTDKDGKNLSANFEKEFVPAESEKENFKQMKNAVSHVYLTVLQDWTGIIQKWGILTGVRPTKLLHRAIQQQTPLHEAHQQLKEEYLITDEKTQLMQNIVDRQLAVVPDLYDLKNEVSIYIGIPFCPTKCAYCTFPAYAINGRQGSVNSFLGGLHYEMRKIGEWLKENDVKITTVYYGGGTPTSITADEMDMLYEEMYESFPEVENIREVTVEAGRPDTITPEKLEVLKKWNIDRISINPQSYIQETLKAIGRHHTVEETVDKFHLARNMGMNNINMDLIIGLPGEGVPEFSHTLDETEKLMPESLTVHTLSFKRASEMTKNKQKYKVAEREEIEKMMVMAEDWTKVNNYHPYYLYRQKNILGNLENVGYALPNQESIYNIMIMEEQQTIIGLGCGASSKFIDPQTGKITHFANPKDPKSYNDSFEHYAAEKLKILKELFNKHESLAE; encoded by the coding sequence TTGAATATTTCAATTTTGGGTTTACAGGATGAACGGTTCCATCGGCCGCTCCGGCTGATCGGGAACCTCTTTTTTGAAGAATGTACGGTGACGCTGGGTGAGAATGCTGCAGCTGATCTGACAATTAATTTTCAGCTTGAAAATGGAAAACACATTAAAGCCATTGCAGATCTTACTGATAAAGATGGCAAGAACCTTTCAGCCAATTTTGAGAAGGAATTCGTTCCGGCTGAGTCAGAAAAAGAGAATTTCAAACAAATGAAAAATGCAGTATCCCATGTATATCTGACTGTTTTGCAGGATTGGACAGGCATTATTCAAAAGTGGGGAATTCTGACGGGGGTACGTCCCACAAAATTGCTTCACCGTGCCATACAGCAGCAGACACCTCTTCATGAAGCACATCAGCAGCTGAAGGAAGAGTATTTGATTACAGATGAAAAAACCCAGCTTATGCAGAATATCGTAGACAGGCAGCTTGCTGTCGTACCGGATCTTTATGACTTGAAAAATGAAGTCAGCATATATATTGGCATTCCATTCTGCCCGACAAAATGCGCATATTGCACTTTTCCTGCATATGCGATTAATGGCAGGCAGGGTTCTGTAAATTCATTCCTTGGCGGTCTGCATTACGAAATGCGCAAAATTGGGGAGTGGCTGAAAGAAAATGATGTGAAAATTACTACTGTCTATTACGGAGGAGGTACTCCGACAAGCATTACGGCGGATGAGATGGATATGCTTTATGAGGAAATGTATGAATCTTTTCCAGAAGTAGAAAACATACGGGAGGTCACTGTAGAAGCCGGCCGTCCGGATACGATCACACCTGAAAAGCTTGAAGTGCTGAAAAAATGGAATATTGACCGCATCAGCATCAATCCTCAGTCCTATATTCAGGAGACCCTGAAAGCCATTGGCCGCCACCATACAGTGGAAGAAACCGTGGATAAATTCCATCTGGCCCGCAATATGGGAATGAATAACATCAATATGGATCTGATTATTGGGCTTCCTGGAGAAGGCGTGCCGGAATTTTCACATACTCTGGATGAAACTGAGAAATTAATGCCGGAATCCCTGACAGTTCATACTTTATCCTTTAAACGAGCTTCGGAAATGACAAAGAACAAGCAAAAATATAAAGTTGCCGAACGTGAAGAAATTGAAAAAATGATGGTCATGGCTGAGGACTGGACAAAAGTGAATAATTACCATCCTTATTATCTTTACCGTCAGAAAAATATTCTCGGCAATCTTGAAAATGTCGGCTATGCCCTTCCGAATCAGGAAAGCATCTATAACATCATGATTATGGAAGAACAGCAGACAATCATTGGGCTTGGATGCGGGGCTTCCAGTAAGTTCATTGATCCGCAGACAGGTAAAATCACTCATTTTGCAAACCCAAAGGATCCTAAATCGTATAATGACAGTTTTGAGCATTATGCAGCAGAGAAATTGAAAATATTAAAAGAACTTTTTAATAAACATGAATCCCTGGCCGAATAG
- a CDS encoding Cof-type HAD-IIB family hydrolase, with protein sequence MIYRMLALNIDGTLLQSNGRLHKSTKEAIEYVQQKGIYVTLVTSRSFPSAKKAAKALKINSLLVTHRGAYIAASQEKPIFVKRIQEDETFEIVRLLEGFTCQIRLVHEKYSLANKTKLNTNMLAKTVFTTGDPIFYSQQFVDSLSDTILDEPVTPPKIEVYFEDKDDLEDTHAAIRGMFENVEVIKLSDLRLDIVPAGVSKLNGLLYLCEHLGISRNQMVVIGDSADDLDMIEAAGLGVAMGNAPAEVKKAADWLTRSNDQNGVSYMVKEHFRKQHPIDFLKKMNLLK encoded by the coding sequence ATGATATATAGAATGCTTGCTTTAAATATTGACGGAACACTACTCCAATCAAATGGAAGACTTCATAAATCAACAAAAGAAGCGATTGAATATGTACAGCAAAAAGGAATTTATGTAACACTTGTTACATCCAGAAGCTTTCCATCCGCGAAAAAAGCGGCTAAAGCATTAAAAATCAATTCTTTGCTGGTCACACACAGGGGGGCTTATATTGCAGCTTCTCAGGAAAAGCCGATATTTGTAAAAAGGATACAGGAAGATGAAACGTTTGAAATCGTGCGCCTGCTTGAAGGCTTTACCTGTCAAATCAGGCTGGTGCACGAAAAATATTCTCTTGCCAACAAAACCAAGTTAAATACCAATATGCTTGCTAAAACTGTTTTTACAACCGGGGATCCCATTTTTTACTCGCAGCAATTTGTGGATTCATTAAGTGACACCATTTTAGATGAGCCGGTCACGCCCCCAAAAATTGAAGTGTATTTTGAAGATAAAGACGATCTTGAGGATACTCATGCAGCCATTAGGGGCATGTTTGAAAATGTAGAAGTCATTAAATTGAGTGATCTGCGGTTGGACATTGTTCCTGCCGGTGTTTCAAAGCTGAATGGTTTGCTCTATTTATGTGAACATCTCGGAATTTCCCGAAACCAAATGGTCGTCATAGGCGACTCGGCAGATGATCTGGATATGATTGAAGCCGCCGGTCTCGGTGTGGCGATGGGAAATGCTCCTGCAGAAGTAAAAAAAGCAGCCGACTGGCTGACCCGATCCAATGACCAGAACGGCGTAAGCTACATGGTTAAAGAACATTTCCGCAAGCAGCATCCAATCGATTTCCTGAAGAAAATGAATCTATTAAAATAA
- a CDS encoding YkoF family thiamine/hydroxymethylpyrimidine-binding protein, translated as MQENFLCGTSEITGCRFSIYPMTDRFVDVILSALKEVDTSKVWMETDDVSTCVRGRSIHVFDVVKAIYLEAVKHGDHVVFNGTFSNGCPGDTAGDAYLAENEDRANEKKSAGISQEVAVQFALYPMGIPAYMNVIMDQVELAKAQGTFTEGVHYASRLDGDAHAVFKTLEDAFESCKKSDSTHTVMTVNMSANSPSNKGAM; from the coding sequence ATGCAAGAAAATTTCTTATGCGGAACAAGCGAGATTACAGGATGCAGGTTTTCAATCTATCCAATGACTGACAGGTTTGTGGATGTTATTTTATCTGCTCTAAAAGAAGTGGATACAAGCAAGGTATGGATGGAAACAGATGATGTGAGCACTTGTGTGCGCGGAAGGTCCATTCATGTTTTTGATGTGGTCAAAGCTATTTATCTTGAAGCTGTTAAGCATGGTGACCATGTAGTATTTAATGGCACATTTTCAAATGGATGCCCTGGGGATACTGCCGGCGATGCTTATCTTGCTGAAAATGAGGATAGGGCGAATGAAAAAAAATCAGCAGGAATCAGCCAGGAAGTCGCTGTACAGTTCGCACTTTATCCGATGGGGATTCCTGCATACATGAACGTCATTATGGACCAGGTCGAGCTCGCAAAGGCTCAGGGAACGTTTACTGAAGGTGTCCATTATGCTTCAAGATTAGATGGAGATGCACACGCTGTTTTTAAAACGCTGGAAGATGCTTTCGAAAGCTGTAAGAAAAGCGATTCTACTCATACTGTCATGACGGTGAATATGTCTGCGAACAGTCCTTCCAATAAGGGGGCTATGTAA
- a CDS encoding ECF transporter S component: MLEKWKLREVIVLSVLAVVFAVVYLVFMQFGNVLYAMFGLIGYDLIFGIWFIVSIIAAYIIRKPGAAFLSETIAAAIEVMIGNAVGPRLILSGMIQGIGAEAVFAATKWNNYRTWVLIAAGMGSSVTSFIWGYFISGYAALSPGYVTAMFCVRLISSALLAGLLGKWLSESLAKTGALNSFPIGKELRREKSKNGITA; the protein is encoded by the coding sequence ATGCTCGAAAAATGGAAGCTCCGTGAAGTCATTGTCCTGTCTGTCCTCGCTGTTGTGTTTGCAGTTGTATACCTGGTGTTCATGCAATTTGGCAACGTGCTATATGCGATGTTCGGCTTAATTGGCTATGATCTGATTTTTGGCATTTGGTTTATTGTTTCAATCATCGCAGCGTACATAATCAGAAAACCCGGTGCAGCCTTTTTATCGGAAACCATCGCTGCAGCCATTGAAGTCATGATTGGCAATGCAGTAGGCCCTCGCCTGATTCTTTCAGGTATGATTCAGGGGATTGGAGCAGAAGCTGTTTTTGCGGCCACAAAATGGAACAATTACCGTACATGGGTTTTAATTGCTGCCGGCATGGGCTCTTCTGTTACAAGCTTTATTTGGGGCTATTTCATTTCCGGCTATGCTGCCCTCTCACCCGGTTATGTAACTGCCATGTTTTGTGTGAGACTAATTAGCAGTGCTTTACTTGCTGGATTGCTGGGGAAATGGCTGAGTGAGAGTCTTGCTAAAACTGGGGCATTAAACAGCTTTCCTATCGGAAAAGAGCTGAGAAGGGAAAAATCCAAAAATGGCATTACAGCATAA